The sequence below is a genomic window from Pirellulales bacterium.
GACTGCGACAAAAAACGAAACTTTGTGAGTGACGGCCAGGGTGTCCAGCACGTAAGTGAATCTGGAAATCGTGTCGTCCTGAATGGGACCATCCGGCCCAAAGCTCAGATTGAAGACCTTAATGTCATTTCGAGCTGGGACGGCGCGCTCGACAACATCGATCGATTCATACAGGTCGATGTCAGTGCGACTAGATGTTGGCAGCGCTCTTATGCTCACCACAAACACTGGCGGAGGTGGCAAATGCTTGTCGGCTGCTTTGCCATTCAGTTCACCGTGCAGCAACGCCCCAGCAACCGCTGTGCCGTGAGCCACATACTCAGGTTTTGATGGAGTGCTGATTTCTAGCGACGTATCTTCTTCGACGTGCCCCTGAAGAAGTGGCGCGGTCGGATCAATTCCTCCGTCGAACATTCCGATTTTGATCGTCGAGCGAGTAGGAGACGACGGAGGCTTAGGTGCCTTCGCAGTGGGCGCGGTCCGTAAATCTTTGAATCCGCCAAAATGAAGCGGGTGAGCTGCCCTCAACGGATTCACTCCGGCAAGCGCGCGCAATGCCGAGCGAGTCAATTTGCACGAGACAAAAGTCGGTCCTCCGGGATAGGGCCGAACCTGGCTGCTATCGGTCTCAACTCCGGTTTCTTCGAATAAATCAAAGAGAAATTGGAGTTGTCGTTCTTGGGCGATCCGGCTCGGATGCAGAACTAACTCTGCTCGACCGCTTTTCCACTTTTCGCCGAAACCGACCAACTGCTCTCCGGTGTCGAGCGTGTCGAATCGTTCCACGCGTCGAATCTCGTCTCTAACTTGCCGCGGGACTCGGCTTTCGGCTCGATCAAGCTGCGTGATAAGACGTTCAAATCCGGCAGGCGTACTCTGAACAAAAACAAGACGCGCATCTAGAAGAGCATCTTTGTCGAGCGACTGTTTCTCTAGTCGAGCGGTCTGCGCAACGTTCTCTGCTCGTTCGCGATACTTCCGCGAACCGACTTTGCGCAATTCGGGCACTTCGTCAAAAAGTGCGACTGGATCGTATGACTTGGCAGTCGCCTCAGGATGTAGGCGCAAGCAAAATACGGCTTCATCGGCAAACCGCTTCGCTTCTGGCAGTGCCTCGAATGTGCGAAGTGCGTTCTGAACACCTTGCTTGACGACTTGGCGGGCTTCTTCGTAACTCCGCGGTGGCTCCGGCGAACGTCCTGTCGCCGGTTTTTTTACCGGCTGGATGTACTGTTCACCGTTACCAAGAATTAGCCGCCGCCTGGAGTCAGCCATCTACTGCCTCTTTTTTCAGATGGTGTTGAATTGTGGAAGTGCTTTTTCCAAACACCTCAGCTAATTCTCGCACCGTGAATTGCTCTTGAGATGCATTTTGCAAGGCTCGCACCAATGGCCCAACAACCTTACTGTCAAGATTGCAATCGTAATGCAGGTGAACTTCACCAAGCAAACTTTTGACCAAGGATGTTCCGCTCGCGAGATGTCGGCGAACCGCAGCATGCATCAATGTTTGTAGATCCGAACCGCTACACCCCTCAAGAGTTGCTGCGCACGCGGATAATAACCGTGCAGTGATTTCATCTGAGAACCTGCCTCCCGCACGTCGCAAAATCGACTGCCGTTCGTTTTCACCGGGCAACGGAAGATTGAGCACCAAATGGAAGCGCCGACGAATGGCGGGGTCAAGAAGATCAGGGTGATTGGTGGCTGCCACCAGCACTGAGTGCAGCGGCCAGTCCTCCAATTCTTTGAGCAGCACATTGACGATTCGTTTTAATTCGCCAACCTCGGTGCTGTCGTCGCGACGCTTGGCGATCGCATCGAATTCGTCGAGCAACAAAACGCATGGCTGGCTGCGCGCGTAATCGAGTGTCCGACGCAAATTGAATCCCGTTTTTCCAAGAAAGCTCGAAATCGATGTGGCAAGATCCTGCATCACGAGCGGTAATCGAAGCTCATGTGCCAGCCAGTGGGCCAGCATTGATTTGCCTGTGCCCGGTGCGCCGGTCAAGAGGACGGAGCACGGTGGTGTAAAACCTTCTTTCAGAAGTCGATCGCTGTCATTTCTTTCTTGGATAAATCGCTTGATTCGTTCGAACACTTCTTCAGGCAGAATCGGCTCTGGAGCTGTGTCGAGTTCGACGAGCCGCACCAATGCAAATCCCTCGTCGGGATCGGTCGGTGGCGGTCCTGCGCTCTTCCACCTGAGACCGCCTGGGTTTGTGGAATACTGCGCAAGCAGAGTTCCTAACTCGCTACTGAGATCCGGAGCTTCTGTTCGCAGCGATCGAATTAGAGTGACGACCAAGAGTTCGAGCCTTCGTTGATCACCAGCTAGCCCCGCCTCAGCTAGCTGGGGAACCCACTGCTGCCATCGTTCTGTTCGCTTTTCGGCCATGT
It includes:
- a CDS encoding S8 family peptidase, with the protein product MADSRRRLILGNGEQYIQPVKKPATGRSPEPPRSYEEARQVVKQGVQNALRTFEALPEAKRFADEAVFCLRLHPEATAKSYDPVALFDEVPELRKVGSRKYRERAENVAQTARLEKQSLDKDALLDARLVFVQSTPAGFERLITQLDRAESRVPRQVRDEIRRVERFDTLDTGEQLVGFGEKWKSGRAELVLHPSRIAQERQLQFLFDLFEETGVETDSSQVRPYPGGPTFVSCKLTRSALRALAGVNPLRAAHPLHFGGFKDLRTAPTAKAPKPPSSPTRSTIKIGMFDGGIDPTAPLLQGHVEEDTSLEISTPSKPEYVAHGTAVAGALLHGELNGKAADKHLPPPPVFVVSIRALPTSSRTDIDLYESIDVVERAVPARNDIKVFNLSFGPDGPIQDDTISRFTYVLDTLAVTHKVSFFVAVGNTGDVVGFERVQAPADLVHGIGVGAFTMQGDAPVHAPYSCRGPGRECGKIKPDLAAFGGCENTPIHLVSTSPGLKLLDWGTSFASPLAARLGGQASEIFERSSALLSRALLVHTSLHPNLKPDHLLGHGCVLPDIDEVLLCEEQSTTVVFNGAILPTGIVRLPIPWPSGIVIPGKVQITWTVAALSPIDPNHPGDYTSCCLEDTFYPNGKRFTFSPPQGTSGTPKRLHLVSDKAEIAKLLAQSWKQSSFPVTESGNDYRDEDERRKLDCKWEPIVRRYVSKQAKGLDDPFLTLHAIGRNDARDRFDYAVVVTLRAEKFGGDLYGEIRKRYPALSPIRLRTEAEIRVQI
- a CDS encoding AAA family ATPase, which translates into the protein MAIITPVVEHDLEKPRKRTAISLFETQYNMAEKRTERWQQWVPQLAEAGLAGDQRRLELLVVTLIRSLRTEAPDLSSELGTLLAQYSTNPGGLRWKSAGPPPTDPDEGFALVRLVELDTAPEPILPEEVFERIKRFIQERNDSDRLLKEGFTPPCSVLLTGAPGTGKSMLAHWLAHELRLPLVMQDLATSISSFLGKTGFNLRRTLDYARSQPCVLLLDEFDAIAKRRDDSTEVGELKRIVNVLLKELEDWPLHSVLVAATNHPDLLDPAIRRRFHLVLNLPLPGENERQSILRRAGGRFSDEITARLLSACAATLEGCSGSDLQTLMHAAVRRHLASGTSLVKSLLGEVHLHYDCNLDSKVVGPLVRALQNASQEQFTVRELAEVFGKSTSTIQHHLKKEAVDG